Proteins from a single region of Hordeum vulgare subsp. vulgare chromosome 6H, MorexV3_pseudomolecules_assembly, whole genome shotgun sequence:
- the LOC123401074 gene encoding acetyl-coenzyme A synthetase, chloroplastic/glyoxysomal-like, protein MGAATAGQQAGGTPDKLRHVESMSELPSGAGTISGINAVVLGESLADEEHDLVFPSPEFSASALVSSPKQYKEMYERSIKDPAGFWSEIADAFYWKEKWNPSEVCSENLDASKGPVHISWFKGGKTNICYNAVDRNVEAGNGDKIALYWEGNEPGQDGKLTYSELLEKVCQLANYLKSVGVGKGDAVVIYLPMLLELPIAMLACARIGAVHSVVFAGFSADSLAQRIVDCKPKLVLTCNAVKRGPKPILLKDIVDAALVESEKNGFSVGICLTYENQSVMKRQDTKWQAGRDVWWQDVVTNFPTKCDVEWVDAEDPLFLLYTSGSTGKPKGVMHTSGGYMVYTATTFKYAFDYKPTDIYWCTADCGWITGHSYVTYGPLLNGAAVLVFEGTPNYPDAGRCWEIVDKYKVSIFYTAPTLVRSLMRDGNEYVTRYSRKSLRVLGSVGEPINPSAWRWFYNVVGDSQCPISDTWWQTETGGFMMTPLPGAWPQKPGSATFPFFGVQPVIVDEKGQEIEGECSGYLCIKKSWPGAFRTLYGDHDRYETTYFKPFAGYYFTGDGCSRDKDGYHWLTGRVDDVINVSGHRIGTAEVESALVSHPQCAEAAVVGVEHEVKGQGIYAFVTLVDGVPYSEELRKSLITKVRTQIGAFAAPDRIHWAPGLPKTRSGKIMRRILRKIAAKQLDELGDISTLADPGVVDQLIALKDC, encoded by the exons ATGGGTGCCGCCACCGCGGGCCAGCAGGCGGGAGGGACCCCGGACAAGCTCCGGCACGTCGAGTCCATGTCCGAGCTGCCATCCGGCGCCGGCACCATCTCCGGGATCAACGCCGTCGTGCTCGGCGAGTCGCTCGCCGACGAGGAGCACGACCTCGTCTTCCCCAGCCCCGAGTTCTCCGCCTCCGCCCTCGTCTCCTCCCCCAAGCAG TACAAGGAGATGTACGAGAGGTCCATCAAGGACCCGGCCGGGTTCTGGTCGGAGATCGCCGACGCCTTCTACTGGAAGGAGAAGTGGAACCCCAGCGAGGTCTGCTCCGAGAACCTCGACGCCAGCAAGGGCCCCGTCCACATCAGT TGGTTCAAAGGTGGCAAAACCAACATATGTTACAATGCCGTCGACCGCAACGTCGAGGCTGGGAACGGGGACAAGATTGCACTGTACTGGGAGGGCAACGAGCCCGGTCAGGACGGGAAGCTCACCTATTCTGAGCTCCTGGAGAAGGTTTGCCAG CTTGCCAATTACTTGAAGAGTGTTGGGGTCGGCAAGGGGGATGCCGTGGTGATCTACCTACCGATGTTGCTGGAGCTTCCCATTGCCATGCTTGCATGTGCCCGTATCGGTGCTGTCCATTCG GTTGTGTTTGCTGGCTTCTCTGCGGATTCTCTAGCCCAAAGGATCGTTGATTGCAAGCCTAAGCTTGTGCTCACTTGCAATGCTGTGAAAAGGGGCCCCAAgcccattcttctcaaagatatagTGGATGCTGCTCTGGTGGAAAGCGAGAAGAATGGATTCTCTGTAG GTATTTGTTTGACATATGAAAATCAGTCAGTAATGAAGAggcaagacacaaaatggcaagcGGGAAGGGATGTTTGGTGGCAG GATGTTGTGACCAATTTTCCTACCAAGTGCGATGTGGAATGGGTGGATGCGGAGGATCCATTGTTTCTTTTGTACACAAGTGGCAGCACTGGAAAACCAAAG GGTGTTATGCATACTTCTGGGGGCTATATGGTGTATACTGCAACAACATTTAAGTATGCATTTGATTACAAGCCAACAGACATATACTG GTGCACTGCGGACTGTGGCTGGATTACCGGACATAGCTATGTAACATATGGCCCACTCCTGAATGGAGCTGCAGTTCTTGTttttgaaggg ACTCCGAACTACCCTGATGCTGGTCGGTGCTGGGAGATTGTGGACAAATACAAGGTGTCGATATTTTATACCGCGCCAACACTCGTCCGGTCACTAATGCGCGATGGTAATGAG TATGTTACACGCTACTCTCGAAAATCTCTCCGAGTCCTGGGAAGCGTTGGTGAGCCAATTAATCCTAGTGCATGGAG ATGGTTCTACAATGTTGTTGGGGATTCACAGTGCCCCATATCAGACACTTGGTGGCAGACTGAAACTGGTGGGTTCATG ATGACTCCTTTACCTGGTGCCTGGCCTCAGAAACCAGGGTCTGCAACATTTCCTTTCTTTGGTGTGCAG CCGGTCATTGTTGACGAGAAAGGTCAGGAGATCGAAGGAGAATGTAGCGGATATCTTTGCATTAAAAAATCATGGCCTGGGGCTTTCCGGACCCTCTATGGAGATCATGACAGATATGAGACCACATACTTCAAGCCATTTGCTGGTTACTATTTTACTGGTGATGGTTGCAGCAG GGACAAAGATGGTTACCACTGGCTTACTGGAAGAGTAGATGATGTTATCAACGTCAG CGGTCATCGAATCGGCACAGCAGAGGTGGAGTCTGCTTTGGTTTCGCATCCACAGTGTGCAGAggctgctgttgttggtgttgagcATGAG GTCAAAGGTCAGGGAATATACGCTTTTGTAACTTTGGTGGATGGCGTTCCTTACAGTGAAGAACTACGAAAGAGTCTCATAACAAAAGTCCGCACTCAG ATCGGGGCATTTGCAGCTCCAGACAGGATCCACTGGGCGCCGGGGCTCCCCAAGACCCGCAGCGGCAAGATCATGCGCCGGATCCTGCGCAAAATCGCGGCGAAGCAGCTGGACGAGCTCGGTGATATAAGCACACTAGCCGACCCCGGCGTCGTCGACCAGCTGATCGCGCTCAAAGATTGCTAG
- the LOC123403991 gene encoding ethylene-responsive transcription factor ERN1-like, with amino-acid sequence MELQFQQQQQQQCQYEAAVGKAAAKGRGSKCKFVGVRQRPSGRWVAEIKDTTHKIRVWLGTFETAEDAARAYDEAACLLRGSNTRTNFATAAPSAAASSPPDSPLASRIRTLLTHKKLKKSASPPPRASSHSQPPALAIGPATAASNASAGSTSSTISFAMSAGGAAAAHHTPTPLSNHMTYQQWINNGGEHLHQHLEHHPWPATLSAAVPTLAARRNVGDCRVITDGTRPEKQQEDSASPGAAMSGVVQEQDDGFDIGSDPCDSLWDLPPICQLSCRSLMY; translated from the coding sequence ATGGAGCTCCAgttccagcagcagcagcagcagcaatgcCAGtacgaggcggcggtgggcaaggcggcggcgaagGGGAGGGGTAGCAAGTGCAAGTTCGTCGGGGTGAGGCAGCGGCCGTCGGGGAGGTGGGTGGCGGAGATCAAGGACACCACGCACAAGATACGGGTGTGGCTCGGCACGTTCGAGACCGCCGAGGATGCCGCGCGCGCCTACGACGAGGCCGCATGCCTCCTCCGGGGCTCCAACACGCGGACCAActtcgccaccgccgccccttccgccgccgcctcctcgccgccggacTCGCCGCTCGCGTCCAGGATCCGCACCCTGCTCACCCACAAGAAGCTCAAGAAGagcgcctcgccgccgccgcgggCGTCGTCCCACTCCCAGCCGCCCGCTCTCGCCATCGGCCCCGCCACGGCAGCCAGTAATGCCAGCGCCGGCAGCACGAGCTCGACCATCAGCTTCGCCATGAGCGCCggtggagccgccgccgcccaccacactcccactcccctctccaaCCACATGACATACCAGCAGTGGATCAACAACGGAGGCGAGCACCTCCATCAACACCTAGAGCACCACCCATGGCCTGCAACGCTCAGCGCGGCCGTCCCGACGCTCGCCGCCCGGCGCAACGTGGGCGACTGCCGGGTGATCACGGACGGTACGAGGCCGGAGAAGCAACAGGAAGACTCCGCGTCGCCCGGCGCCGCCATGAGCGGGGTAGTGCAGGAGCAGGACGACGGGTTCGACATCGGGAGCGACCCCTGCGACTCGCTGTGGGATCTGCCGCCGATCTGCCAGCTCTCCTGCAGGTCCCTCATGTACTAG